The nucleotide sequence CCACATGTTTATGGCGGTCTGGTTCACTTCGGTGAAGGCATCCAGGGCCTGGGCGATGTAGGTGCGGGTCTGTACGCCTTCTTCAACCGTCTGCTGATCCCTGTGGGTCTGCACCACGCGCTGAACTCAGTCTTCTGGTTCGACGTAGCGGGCATTAACGATCTGCCAAACTTCCTGGGTGGTGCCAAGTCGATTGCTGACGGTGTCGCAGTCCCTGGCCAGACAGGTATCTACATGGGTGGTTTCTTCCCTATCATGATGTTCGGTCTGCCTGGTGCGGCACTGGCGATGTACCACACCGCGAGAGCTGAGAACAAAGAGAAAGTCGCATCTATCATGATTGCCGCTGCTTTCGCTTCATTCTTTACCGGTGTAACTGAGCCGCTGGAATTTGCCTTCATGTTCCTGGCACCTGCATTGTATGTCGTGCACGCAGTGCTGACGGGTATCTCTGTGTACATCGCAGCCAGCATGCAATGGATTTCCGGTTTCGGTTTCTCTGCTGGCCTGGTGGATATGGTCCTGCAGTCGAAGAACCCGCTGGCAACTCAGTGGTACATGCTGATTGTTCAGGGTCTGGTATTCTTCGCGATTTACTATGCAATCTTCCGCTTCGCGATTGTCAAATTCAACCTGAAGACACCAGGTCGTGAAGACGCTGATTCAGATGAAGTACTGGCTTCTGGTTCTCAGGAAACAGGTGAGCTGGCAAAACAATACCTGAAAGCTCTGGGTGGCCATGGCAACCTGGAAAACATTGATGCCTGTATCACACGTCTGCGCCTGACGCTGAAAGACAGCAGCCTGGCTGACGAGAAAACACTAAAAGCACTGGGTGCGATGGGTGTGGTGAAACTCGGTTCAAATAACCTGCAGGTTATTCTTGGTCCGCTGGCTGAAATCGTTGCTGGTGAGATGAAGAAAATCCCGGCGTCAGAAGACCTGTCTGCAGTCAAACTGCCATAATCGACAGTTAATCTGATCGCGAAAGATAACTGAAAGTGAGGCCGGCCCGTCAGGGTCGGCTTTTTTTTGCCCTAATCATGATTCAATACACACTAATTGTTGAGTCATGGCCTGTATTTGTGGATCATAACAGGTTCGAAGATCCTTTTAGCGCACGAGGTGTAATTGATGAGTGAATCTGAAGCTCGTCCAAGCAATTTTATCCGCCAAATCATTGATGCGGATTTAGCCAGTGGGAAGCACACCAGCGTCCACACACGTTTTCCGCCTGAGCCGAATGGTTACCTGCATATCGGCCATGCGAAGTCTATCTGCTTGAACTTTGGTATTGCTCAGGATTACCAGGGACAATGTAATCTGCGTTTTGATGACACAAACCCAGAAAAAGAAGACATCGAATACGTAGAGTCGATTAAGAAAGACGTAAACTGGCTGGGCTTTGAGTGGAGCGGTGAGATTTGTTACTCATCTAACTACTTCGATCAGCTGTATGCTTATGCGTTGGAACTGATCAACAAAGGTCTGGCGTATGTTGATGAACTCACACCTGAAGAAATGCGCGAGTATCGCGGCACGCTGACAGAGCCGGGTAAACCAAGCCCGTATCGTGACCGTCCTGTGGCCGAGAACCTGGCACAGTTCGAGAAAATGAAGAACGGCGAAGTTGAAGAAGGCAAAATGTCACTTCGGGCCAAGATTGATATGGCATCGCCGTTTATGGTGATGCGTGATCCTGTGCTGTACCGCGTTCGCTTCGCCACTCACCATCAGACCGGGGATAAGTGGTGCATCTATCCGATGTACGATTTCACCCACTGTATCTCTGATGCGCTGGAAGGCATTACGCACTCGCTGTGTACCCTGGAGTTCCAGGACAACCGTCGTCTGTACGATTGGGTGCTGGATAACATCACGATTGACTGTCAGCCGCGTCAGTATGAGTTCAGTCGTCTGAATCTGGAATACACTGTGATGTCCAAGCGCAAGCTGAACCAGTTGGTCACCGAGCAGTTGGTT is from Photobacterium sp. TLY01 and encodes:
- the nagE gene encoding N-acetylglucosamine-specific PTS transporter subunit IIBC, with product MNILGYFQKVGKALMVPVATLPAAAILMGIGYWIDPNGWGANSALAAFLIKAGGAIIENMAVLFAIGVAYGMSKDKDGAAALSGFVCFLVVTTLCSPAAVAQIQGIDPSLVPAAFGKIKNQFVGILVGIISAELYNRYSTVELHKALAFFSGKRLVPILTSIAGIFLAFILMYVWPHVYGGLVHFGEGIQGLGDVGAGLYAFFNRLLIPVGLHHALNSVFWFDVAGINDLPNFLGGAKSIADGVAVPGQTGIYMGGFFPIMMFGLPGAALAMYHTARAENKEKVASIMIAAAFASFFTGVTEPLEFAFMFLAPALYVVHAVLTGISVYIAASMQWISGFGFSAGLVDMVLQSKNPLATQWYMLIVQGLVFFAIYYAIFRFAIVKFNLKTPGREDADSDEVLASGSQETGELAKQYLKALGGHGNLENIDACITRLRLTLKDSSLADEKTLKALGAMGVVKLGSNNLQVILGPLAEIVAGEMKKIPASEDLSAVKLP
- the glnS gene encoding glutamine--tRNA ligase, with the translated sequence MSESEARPSNFIRQIIDADLASGKHTSVHTRFPPEPNGYLHIGHAKSICLNFGIAQDYQGQCNLRFDDTNPEKEDIEYVESIKKDVNWLGFEWSGEICYSSNYFDQLYAYALELINKGLAYVDELTPEEMREYRGTLTEPGKPSPYRDRPVAENLAQFEKMKNGEVEEGKMSLRAKIDMASPFMVMRDPVLYRVRFATHHQTGDKWCIYPMYDFTHCISDALEGITHSLCTLEFQDNRRLYDWVLDNITIDCQPRQYEFSRLNLEYTVMSKRKLNQLVTEQLVSGWDDPRMPTISGLRRRGFTSASIREFCKRIGVTKQDNTIEMSSLESCIRDDLNENAPRAMAVLDPVKVVIENFGDTEILKVGNHPNKPEMGERDVPFSRELYIEREDFREEGNKKYKRLVLGKEVRLRGAYVIKAERVEKDADGKITTIFCTYDADTLGKNPADGRKVKGVIHWVSAEKALPAEIRLYDRLFTVPNPGAAEDFASTINPESLILMNGFVEPSLAAAAPEQAFQFERMGYFCADNKDSSADHLVFNRTVGLRDSWAKIAD